The following are encoded in a window of Phaseolus vulgaris cultivar G19833 chromosome 3, P. vulgaris v2.0, whole genome shotgun sequence genomic DNA:
- the LOC137806340 gene encoding ACT domain-containing protein ACR4 isoform X1 — translation MAFMSEVNMSFSHYMDDEYEKLFRRMNPPRVVIDNEACKNATVIRVDSANKHGILLEVVQILTDLNLIITKAYISSDGGWFMDAFNVTGQDGNKVTDEAILDYIRKSLGPESCVTSPIRSVGVEQTMDHTVIELMGSDRPGLLSEVSAVLTNLKCNIVNAEVWTHNTRAAAVMHVTDEETGSAITDPKRLSIVKELLCNVLGGGNKKRGAKTVVTDEVTHTERRLHQMMFADRDYERDSDDAFDEKQRPNVNVVNWSDNNYSVVTIQCKDRPKLLFDTVCTLTDMEYVVFHAKIDAEGPEAYQEYFIKHIDGSPMKSDAERQRVIQCLAAAIERRVSDGLKLELCTTDRVGLLSDVTRIFRENSLTVTRAEVSTKGGKAVNTFYVRGASGFPVDLKTIESIRQTIGNTILKVKGSPSEMKSVPQDSPSRSLFSGLFKSRSFVNFGLVKSYS, via the exons ATGG CTTTTATGTCGGAGGTCAACATGAGCTTCTCTCACTACATGGATGATGAATACGAGAAACTCTTCCGGAGAATGAACCCTCCCAG GGTTGTAATCGATAATGAAGCCTGCAAGAATGCCACTGTTATAAGG GTTGATAGTGCAAACAAGCATGGAATACTTCTTGAAGTTGTACAGATCCTTACTGATCTAAACCTCATCATAACCAAGGCTTACATATCTTCTGATGGTGGATGGTTCATGGATG CTTTTAATGTTACTGGACAAGATGGAAACAAGGTTACTGATGAAGCCATTTTGGATTACATTAGAAAG TCTCTTGGTCCCGAATCTTGTGTTACTTCTCCCATTAGATCTGTTGGGGTTGAGCAAACAATGGACCACACAGTAATTGAGCTTATGGGAAGTGATAGGCCAGGATTGCTTTCCGAAGTCAGTGCTGTTTTGACCAACCTCAAGTGCAATATAGTGAATGCAGAGGTGTGGACTCACAACACCCGGGCAGCAGCTGTAATGCACGTGACAGATGAAGAGACCGGATCTGCTATCACTGACCCTAAGAGGCTCTCTATAGTCAAGGAACTTCTATGCAATGTGCTTGGCGGTGGCAACAAGAAGAGGGGAGCTAAAACTGTTGTCACAGATGAAGTCACACACACTGAGAGAAGGCTTCACCAAATGATGTTTGCTGATAGGGATTATGAACGAGATAGTGATGACGCCTTTGATGAGAAGCAAAGGCCAAATGTGAATGTTGTGAATTGGTCTGACAATAATTATTCAGTGGTAACAATTCAGTGTAAGGACAGGCCAAAGCTTCTCTTCGACACAGTTTGTACTTTGACAGACATGGAGTATGTGGTTTTTCATGCAAAAATCGATGCCGAGGGGCCAGAAGCATATCAG GAATATTTCATCAAGCATATTGACGGGTCCCCTATGAAATCAGATGCAGAAAGGCAAAGAGTGATACAATGTCTTGCAGCTGCAATTGAGAGAAGAGTTTCGGAC GGTTTGAAGCTAGAACTCTGCACCACCGACAGAGTCGGACTTCTATCTGATGTCACGCGTATCTTCAGAGAGAATAGCCTCACAGTTACAAGGGCAGAAGTGTCCACGAAAGGAGGCAAAGCTGTTAACACTTTCTATGTTCGTGGGGCATCTGGTTTCCCTGTTGATTTGAAGACCATAGAATCCATTAGGCAAACAATAGGCAACACAATCCTTAAAGTAAAGGGTAGCCCTTCAGAGATGAAATCTGTTCCTCAGGATTCTCCCTCCAGATCCCTGTTTAGTGGTCTTTTCAAGTCCAGATCTTTTGTGAACTTTGGCTTGGTTAAGTCTTATTCTTGA
- the LOC137806340 gene encoding ACT domain-containing protein ACR4 isoform X2 has translation MSEVNMSFSHYMDDEYEKLFRRMNPPRVVIDNEACKNATVIRVDSANKHGILLEVVQILTDLNLIITKAYISSDGGWFMDAFNVTGQDGNKVTDEAILDYIRKSLGPESCVTSPIRSVGVEQTMDHTVIELMGSDRPGLLSEVSAVLTNLKCNIVNAEVWTHNTRAAAVMHVTDEETGSAITDPKRLSIVKELLCNVLGGGNKKRGAKTVVTDEVTHTERRLHQMMFADRDYERDSDDAFDEKQRPNVNVVNWSDNNYSVVTIQCKDRPKLLFDTVCTLTDMEYVVFHAKIDAEGPEAYQEYFIKHIDGSPMKSDAERQRVIQCLAAAIERRVSDGLKLELCTTDRVGLLSDVTRIFRENSLTVTRAEVSTKGGKAVNTFYVRGASGFPVDLKTIESIRQTIGNTILKVKGSPSEMKSVPQDSPSRSLFSGLFKSRSFVNFGLVKSYS, from the exons ATGTCGGAGGTCAACATGAGCTTCTCTCACTACATGGATGATGAATACGAGAAACTCTTCCGGAGAATGAACCCTCCCAG GGTTGTAATCGATAATGAAGCCTGCAAGAATGCCACTGTTATAAGG GTTGATAGTGCAAACAAGCATGGAATACTTCTTGAAGTTGTACAGATCCTTACTGATCTAAACCTCATCATAACCAAGGCTTACATATCTTCTGATGGTGGATGGTTCATGGATG CTTTTAATGTTACTGGACAAGATGGAAACAAGGTTACTGATGAAGCCATTTTGGATTACATTAGAAAG TCTCTTGGTCCCGAATCTTGTGTTACTTCTCCCATTAGATCTGTTGGGGTTGAGCAAACAATGGACCACACAGTAATTGAGCTTATGGGAAGTGATAGGCCAGGATTGCTTTCCGAAGTCAGTGCTGTTTTGACCAACCTCAAGTGCAATATAGTGAATGCAGAGGTGTGGACTCACAACACCCGGGCAGCAGCTGTAATGCACGTGACAGATGAAGAGACCGGATCTGCTATCACTGACCCTAAGAGGCTCTCTATAGTCAAGGAACTTCTATGCAATGTGCTTGGCGGTGGCAACAAGAAGAGGGGAGCTAAAACTGTTGTCACAGATGAAGTCACACACACTGAGAGAAGGCTTCACCAAATGATGTTTGCTGATAGGGATTATGAACGAGATAGTGATGACGCCTTTGATGAGAAGCAAAGGCCAAATGTGAATGTTGTGAATTGGTCTGACAATAATTATTCAGTGGTAACAATTCAGTGTAAGGACAGGCCAAAGCTTCTCTTCGACACAGTTTGTACTTTGACAGACATGGAGTATGTGGTTTTTCATGCAAAAATCGATGCCGAGGGGCCAGAAGCATATCAG GAATATTTCATCAAGCATATTGACGGGTCCCCTATGAAATCAGATGCAGAAAGGCAAAGAGTGATACAATGTCTTGCAGCTGCAATTGAGAGAAGAGTTTCGGAC GGTTTGAAGCTAGAACTCTGCACCACCGACAGAGTCGGACTTCTATCTGATGTCACGCGTATCTTCAGAGAGAATAGCCTCACAGTTACAAGGGCAGAAGTGTCCACGAAAGGAGGCAAAGCTGTTAACACTTTCTATGTTCGTGGGGCATCTGGTTTCCCTGTTGATTTGAAGACCATAGAATCCATTAGGCAAACAATAGGCAACACAATCCTTAAAGTAAAGGGTAGCCCTTCAGAGATGAAATCTGTTCCTCAGGATTCTCCCTCCAGATCCCTGTTTAGTGGTCTTTTCAAGTCCAGATCTTTTGTGAACTTTGGCTTGGTTAAGTCTTATTCTTGA